Sequence from the Mastomys coucha isolate ucsf_1 unplaced genomic scaffold, UCSF_Mcou_1 pScaffold13, whole genome shotgun sequence genome:
GCTGACCCGTTCAGAGAGTCGGTATAGCAGCCCTGCGGGGCCGGGGAGCCTAGCTTGGTCCCAATGCCCGCGATGCTGTTGAGCGTGGCGATGGATACCGCGCCGATGCAATGGTTAGTGTAGGTCTTGGACAGCTTGGCTGCCTTGGAGAGCATCTGCATCCTGGTGCCCAACAAGTTCTTGCCTATGGCTTTGTTCTCGTACCATGTCACATCGCCCTCACTGCAGTGGTCCCGGGGCCGCTGGAAGAACGCCTTGCAGAGGGGATTGCGCTTAGACAGGTACTTGACAAAGCTGGCGTAGGGACAGAACTCGGTGCCCGTCTCGTACATGCGAGGCAAGTTCTCTTCATCGCTGCTCTCCGCACGCTTCTTACTCCAGGACGACGAACGCGACTTGTGGTAAGGCCCGAGCGACTTGAAGTAGACGAACTTGCGACCGTCCTCGTCCATGGCCAGCCCGAAGGAGTCCTCCTCCAGCTCGCGCTGGTTCTCGCGGCCTCGCGTGCAGAAGTACATGCACGTCTCGAACCAGACCTTGTTGAGCAGCCCGAAGGGCGTGTTGGTGCTGAAGACGCTGGAGGTGTAGAGCTTGCGCAGGTCGGCGCGCGTGATGGCTTGCTTCTGCACCACGGGCCCCGCGCCCTGCTCCTCGAGCTTGCGGATGACCGCGGCCAGCGTCAGGTTGGCGCTGCGCAGCTCGGGGTCCTTGGTGAGGTCGAGCGTGCGACAGTAAGGGGGCTCGTTGAGGTAGCGGTTGAGGGAGCTGCGGATGCTGATGAGCGAGGACTTGCTGTAGAGCTGGCCGCTCTTCGAACGGGCCTCGGCGTAGAAGGAGCGCAGCACGCGGCACAGCGCCCCCTTGTCCATGGTCTCGAAGTCCGGGCTCTGAGCCTTTTCGCTCAGGTACTCCCGGAAGATGCGCACGGCGTAGCGGGTGGCCAGCCTGGTGTTCTCGCTCAGCCGGGCCCGCTCGGGGCGCTGCAGCACGTCGGGGTCCAGCTCCGCGCTGTCCCCGGGCGGCCCCGCGCGGGCCCGGGGCGCCAGCAGTCGTGGCGGCGCCTCGGGCTCCAGCGCGGCGCTCTGGTCCATATGGATCATATGGACCGGCTCCGGCTCCAGCTCCTCCCCGGCCGAGTCCTCCGGCTCCAGGGGCTCTTCCCAGtccatccccatctcctcctcctcctcctcctcctcgtcctcctccagCCCCCCACCTCCGTCCTCCTCGTCCCCCGTTATCTGCACCTCCTGGatctcgtcctcctcctcctcttcctcctcctcctcctcctcctcgcccGCGCTGCAGTAATGCGGGCGGCCGTAGCGGCGGCCGCGGCCCCCGGCCCCGCGCTCGCCCTCGCCCCGCTCCCCATTGTTCTCGGCCGCAGCAGCGGCGCTGCCGCCCGCGCTGGTGTTACAGTCCCCGCTGCCAGGCATTCTCGCCATATTGCCGTCTCCCTGCCAGT
This genomic interval carries:
- the Kctd1 gene encoding BTB/POZ domain-containing protein KCTD1 isoform X1 — protein: MARMPGSGDCNTSAGGSAAAAAENNGERGEGERGAGGRGRRYGRPHYCSAGEEEEEEEEEEEEDEIQEVQITGDEEDGGGGLEEDEEEEEEEEMGMDWEEPLEPEDSAGEELEPEPVHMIHMDQSAALEPEAPPRLLAPRARAGPPGDSAELDPDVLQRPERARLSENTRLATRYAVRIFREYLSEKAQSPDFETMDKGALCRVLRSFYAEARSKSGQLYSKSSLISIRSSLNRYLNEPPYCRTLDLTKDPELRSANLTLAAVIRKLEEQGAGPVVQKQAITRADLRKLYTSSVFSTNTPFGLLNKVWFETCMYFCTRGRENQRELEEDSFGLAMDEDGRKFVYFKSLGPYHKSRSSSWSKKRAESSDEENLPRMYETGTEFCPYASFVKYLSKRNPLCKAFFQRPRDHCSEGDVTWYENKAIGKNLLGTRMQMLSKAAKLSKTYTNHCIGAVSIATLNSIAGIGTKLGSPAPQGCYTDSLNGSARHHSHHAPTHPSHHHRPQPPSLGNTYILPKDSQVGPDVKSEAAPKRALYESVFGSGEICGPSSPKRLCIRPSSEPVDAVVVVSVKHDPLPLLPEVNGHRSTNSPTIVSPAIVSPTQDSRPNMSRPLITRSPASPLNNQGIPTPAQLTKSNAPVHIDVGGHMYTSSLATLTKYPESRIGRLFDGTEPIVLDSLKQHYFIDRDGQMFRYILNFLRTSKLLIPDDFKDYTLLYEEAKYFQLQPMLLEMERWKQDRETGRFSRPCECLVVRVAPDLGERITLSGDKSLIEEVFPEIGDVMCNSVNAGWNHDSTHVIRFPLNGYCHLNSVQVLERLQQRGFEIVGSCGGGVDSSQFSEYVLRRELRRTPRVPSVIRIKQEPLD